From the genome of Leptospira koniambonensis:
TGCGAATTCAATTCCCTTTGCAGCCCAAGTGCCAGCTTTGTATGCGTTCCTTGCTGAACCTGCTCCGCCAGGCAAAACTGGAACGGCTGTAGCAAAGCCATCGTATGCTAACGCAGCGACATCAATGGCTGCTCCAATATAGTCGCCTGTTGCGACATCTATTCCTATGTTAACAATATCTAAACCGACATTAAAAGCATCCCATGGCGTTTCTGCTACGTGCCCCGTTGGATCCTTATATCGAATCGGATTCCCTGCGACATACGAGAACCTATTCCACCCTTGTGTACTACGAGCCCCATCGATCACACTATCGGCGCTCGTAAACCTCGCGATCTGCGGATCGTAATATCTTGCATTATAAAAATAAAAATTAGTCTCTCTGTCTAACTCCTGAGAGTTATACTTCGGAGCAAAATCTAACGTTCCTCTTTGAACTAAAGTCTCCCCATAAGGCTCGTACTGCATTCTCGAAAGAGTATGAGCACCTTCATCTAGTACGTGAGCAACTGAATCCACTTGGTCTGTTAAGAAGTAGGCAGTGACTCCATCTTCATTCAGAGCAGCAATTCGAACTCCATTTAGATAAACGTTATTAATAGAACTTAATATATTTGTTTCTTCGGAATACTCTAATCCGTAGAACTTGCTTGGATATAGGATCTCTTGGTTTTTGAAACTCGCTCCGCTTGGAACTAATGCTTTCTTACGAACTCTAAATCCACCTTCATCATACCAATAATTACCAATTGTTGTGCTTAACGCATCTTGGACCTGTGTGATCCTATTCTGGGAATCTACAGTAATCATCTTGGTAAGATCTTTAAAATTATCCCGCTGATAAGTCATGTTCCCGGAGGAATCGTAACTCATTACCAGGCGATCGTTCCCACTTTGTGTGGAATCTATATGAGTGACTTGGTGGTTGGAATATTGGTAATTCCACTCATCTATGAGGGTATTATCGTTAAAGTTATGATTTCGTTTTGCGAGTAGGTTCCCGTTCTTTGCATACGCAAAACTTTGGCGGAAGGTTTTTGTATAATTATCTGCAGATTCTTGGTATTGTCCGTCTGCTGCTACAAGCCTGTTTAATCCGTCGTAGCTATAGTTATATGCGGTTGTGTATTCGCTGGATGTGTTTGTGATCCCAGTGATATTATTTCTGCTATTGAATGCATAGACTGCATCTTGGAGAGTTTTTGTGGTTCCATCCACATCCCCTACTGAGTTGATACGAACTAATCTCTGTTTTACATCGTATGTATAATTTGTTTGGATACCATTCCCAAGTCCAAACCCGGAAGTTTGTCCGAACTCGTTGTAAGTAATATTTTCTACGATGGTTTTACTGCAATATCCTGGGATTACGCTGTTTGTGTTTATTTGGACTGAAATTCCTGTGATATAACCTGCAGTTCCATAATTATAGCAGGCTTTCATCCGTGTATGATTTACTGGATGTTCTGGGTAATCAATAGAAGAGACACGGCCTAGTAAATCGTATTTATATTCTGTAATATAAGGTCCGTCTGCGAGTTCGATCGTTAGATTCTTGATATTTCGAGTTTCTTTCTTCGCTCTACCTAATTTGTCGTAGCTGAAGGTTTTGATCTGAGCAGAATCTTCTACCTTTACTAGTTTTCCAAGAGCATTCTCAGATCCGGAACCACTATCATAATCGAAATAAACGATTCCTTCTGGAATTTCTTTTGTGATCATCCTTCCAAGAGAATCATAAGTAAAACTAGTCGTGATTCCACGAGCGTCTGTGGATTGAGTAGTATCCCCGAATGCGTTATAAGAAGCAGTGCTAACTCCGAAATCAGGATCGCTGTTTTTCTTTAACCTTCCGAAAGCGTCGTATAACCAATACGCCTGGTTTTGGCCGGAAGTGTCTTTTGCATTGATCCCGCTTGTATCGCAGGATAACGCTCCTCCGTTCATGTCGGACTTTTTGATCATCTTTCCTGCAAGATCAAAACAAAAACCTATCTTTGCGTTGGTCCCGTCTGAACCAAAGTCTTCTATATAAAGAACCTGGCCTTTTCCATCTTTTACGGTTCTTTTGCTTGTTCCACCACTATGAGTTTCAATTGTCTCAAACGGATCGTTATATGTAACAGTTAATGTAGTTGCTTCTGTCTCTCCAGCAGCAACTGGAAGAATGGTTTTCTTCGCTCTTCCTATGGCATCGTATTCAATATAACTTGGATTTCTTTCTTGGGCATGCAGAACAAATATGTCAATCTCGCCTGCATCTGCCCAATCCGGTTGTCCAGAACGAATGACTTGTCCATTTCCGTTGTAAGTAATCTTTCCGGATCTTACAAATTGTCCGTTCGATCCAGTTTTGACTGTATGGACAACTCTTCCCATACCATCTTTATAACCGCGAAGAGCAAAACTTGGATCTGCTCCCCCTGTCGGGAAAGTAGTTTTGGCGCTATAAGGAAAATTAGATCCATACTCATATACTGCTAAAACCTTGGTTCCGGAATCTGTATCTGCACTGGATTCTACAAGTCTTCCAAAATCATCATATTCGAAATATGTTTTGTTTCCATTTGGATCTGTGGAATCTTCCGGAGAACCAAAAGCTTTTCCGTAATTCGTAGTATATCTGGTTTTAAGTTGGATAGATCCACCGAAACTTGTTTGTTCTTTTACGAACTGATGAAGTTGGTCGTCAAAAACGTAGGAGGTCCCACGATTTGGACTCGCGCTTGTGTTTTTTTCTTCCGTTTTATTCCCGTAAGTATCGTATGTGGATTCCGTAATATTCGCAGGAACAGAAGGTAATCCACTTCCTGTATAGGTCACTGCATTGCGAGTCAGATTCCCTTGGGAATCGTAAGTAAGATTGCTTGTAGTTTCATAAGAAGAACTAGATAAAGAAACTGTCTTTTTAGGACGTGTTTGGTTCGTTGTAGAATCAGTTTCGAAATCTGTAACTGAAGTAAAACTTTGAGAAGGGTGAGCAGAATCCGCATAATGATCTGTGCTTACATCCGTCTTCTTTGTTAAATTGTAACCATTAAAGACCACAGAACCTTCTGAAGTAGTGGTCGCTGTTCCATTAATAAAATTTTGAGTTTTACTCATACGAGCGAGATAGCTGATCTTTCCGGTAACAGTTTCAATTTGTTGGATCTCATATGTTTTCTTAGAAGATCCGTAGTCCTGATTATCAGAACCGATGATATGCATTTCTTTTTCAGCACCTGAAAGTGCTCGGTTATGCATAAAATTAGAATAAGGTTGGCTGAAATAAGAATGAACCGTTCTGGAACCGGTTGCATCAGTCATTGTAAATTCTGTGAATCCGAATGCGTCAGTTTCCTTTTTACCGTTGATGAATGCGGAGAAAGAAACCCCGTTTTTATAACTGTAATTCTTAGGGATGGTGTTCCCAAGTCCATCTTCTAATATAATCTTTGTGCAAACCCTATAGTTAATCGAAAGATCCGGGATATTATCTCCACCGTTATTATCAAACTTGGTAGAATTATCATATTCTAAAGTGTAGGTTCCACCGATCCCGTTCTTGACCTGTTCGATCACATCCGGAACAGTTCCTGTTGACATTGCAAAATACCAAGTTGGTTCTTTAAGATGGATAATCCCTATATCAGTGAGTCCATCTCCGTTATAATCCCCTTGGATCCATTCGAATGGATATACTTTAGTCATTAGATCCGGACGATCCATGGACAATGCAAATACAGGAGAAGCCGCAGCAACCACCTTACTTTGAGAAAGATCATAGATCTTATTCTCTCCATCAGAAACAATGATCGGATTTCCTCTATGATCGAATTGATTTGAGAATCCTACAAATCCAGGGCCATATGCGGTTCTTGCAACAGTAGTTGCAGTAATTCTAATTTTAGAAAATACGATGGCGGCAGTATCGGTTGGATCTTCGTAAACGATGGAGCTTCCGGATACTTCCTCAAAGAGTGCATATTGGATTCCAGCCTGACTTGTTTTATCATAAACTGTAGTGGATACGGGAACCTTCACAGAACCGGTCAGAAGTTTGAAGTTGATCGCAGTAGAGCCTATGGTTCCCAAATACCATTTATGTGCTGTTTCAGTTCTATCTACGAGTAAGATCTGAGCCTTTCCAACTCCTGCAAAATCTCCGGAAAAAATACTGAAAAGATTTCTTCTGTTTCGGTTGGTTTCGTTTCCTACTTGGAATAAATTCTGAAGATAAGAATCTGATACGTCGCCTGAAACTGTTAGATACTTAGTTCCACTTAGTCCTGTGAGTAAAAATCTTTGAGAGCCTGTACTCGTTTGATCGTTCAAGATCAAAGTAGACTTAGAAGAAGTTACATCAAAATAATCAATTGCATATGCACTCGAATTAATATCGAAAGATACAACTTGTGAATCTGCAATGCTGGCAAGATCCGTTCTTTTAAAAGCGTTCCCGCTATCTTGGGTCACGACGAAAAATTTGCTAGTGCTTCCAAAGTCTCCGAAAAATAAAACTTCGTCGCGAGTGTTTACAGTATAACGATCTGCTTTGCCACTATTTATCGTTACGATCCCTGCTGTTTCCGGATTAAACCCAGTAAGAACCGCTTCTGTAAATGTAGAACCCTTCTTAAAATCAAATACGCCGGTTTTTCTATCAAAAAGAAGTAACTCAGGAGAAGCAGAGCAATCGTTTGCTGTAAAACATCCTGGATATGCAATTTCCCCTTTTCCTGGGTTGGAGTTCCCATCATATTGATAATCTAAAAGAACTGTTTTTGTATCGGAAGAAGTGGAGAATACTCCAAATCCTTTTACAGGTTTTACCTCATCCAAAGGAAGAGGAGTTTTCATTACTCTTTCTTGGTTCGGACCATAGCTCATATCGCTATAAACTTTATATCGGAATCCGTTAGATGTTGCTTCTCCGATCCAGAACTTTCCATCTGACTCCGAGAAAAATCCTACGTCAGTCGCACCATCTCCATTGAAGTCCCCTTGTAACCAGCGAGTGATCGTTTTGAATTGAGGAGCCTTGGACCAGATCTTGAAATTTATAGTCTGGTTTATTGTTTCTCCTAAAGTCCATTCTCCGGAAGAACGATCGAATAGTAAGAAATCAGAAGTTCCGTCTCCGTTAAAATCGCCAGAGAATTGATCGTTAGAAAATAAAGCCTGCTCAGGTGCAGTAAATACTTTGTATAATACCCAGTTGGTAATGAAATAGATAGAACTTGATTTGTCTGGATTTCTGAGATTTTCTCCTACAAACCATTTCCCAGTTCTCTGGTCATAAAGAGAGATATCAGTAAGTCCATCCGCGTTATAATCTCCGCTTAAAAACTTAACCTTGGCTCTATCTTTTCCATCGATACTTGTGTCGTTTGTGCTGACACTATCCAAGTTCGCATTCGGAGAATAATCTCCTCTGAATACGTTTTGGAATTTTTTACCCACTTTCAGAAATTCAAAACTTCCACCCTTGTTTAACATCAAAGTCCAAAGACCAGTTGGCTCATCGAATAGTAAGGAATCAGAAAGTCCGTTTCCGTCATAATCTCCCGGAAACCATTCCATCCGGAAAATATCCGGGATCCCACTCATCAATCTTCCATAATTACGAAATTGGAATACTTGTCCGTCATGTTCTGCGACTATAAAGTCTTTGGTTTCAGGAAGATAGAATGCAATATCAGATCTTCCGTCCCCATTAAAATCACCGCTTACATTTCCTTTGAAGAATCGGATCTTAGAAGGACCATCATAGTTTTTATAACGGTTCGCGTAGGTCTTGAAATTATATCCGCCTTCTTTTCTTCCTTCTGCTGCTTTCCAATTTCCGGTTTGAGGATTGAAGAATACAATGTCCGAAATCGCATCTCCATTAAAATCACCTTCGAAATACTCAGTAGAATTAGGAAGAATTTCAGGTTCGCTGGAAGCTTGGTTTGCTATATTCTGCCAAGCTAATATTCTTGCAGAGCTGCTATATTTAAATTCTGGTTTTGTAGTGTGACGGTCCGAATCTACAGTTTTAAGAATAGGTCTTCCTGAGTCGAAGGAAGTATCATATACAAAAGAATACGTCCAAAGTTTTCCACCAGTCCAACCAACTTCTATTTTATCTAGAAGTTTATCCATGACCATTGTGAAACCAGGAGCCTTACTTACATAAGAATCTCCTCTTGACTTTGTTATAAATTTCACATATTGCTTCGCAGGAAATCCACTTCTGCTATTCCCAGTGTATTTGATCTCTTGGATATACAAGTTTCTCTTTTCGGAATACTGGGAAGTATCGTAGGTAACCTGCATATAGTTTCCGTTCCTATCTTCCGTTTTAGAAAGATACCAACTATATGTTCTGGAAATTTGGTTTGGATCATAGATCCGATTGGAAGCAGAGTCGCCATAGATTGTTTTAGTCCCACCGGAATCCAAAACCTCCCAGGTCCCTCCATTCTCTATATTCGTTAATTTTAATAATGCAAAATCTTCTTCCGTGATCTCGGGTCTATACACCCCGTTCTCATTAGAAGTGGAACCGGAAATTTTAATAAGCCTTTTTCCGTTCCAAGTAAATGTATCTCTGGAATCATAGAACAAAGCTCCATATTCAGGAGTCCTTGTAATTGCCCCAAGACCAATACTCCAACCAATCCCGGTCCATCCATCTCCTCCAGTAGAAGAATAGGATAACGCAAGGCTTGGTTGAACTCCTGCTCTTCCCGCAGGAACCTGTATTGGGTAATTTAAAGAAACCGCTCCATAATTATTCGGCTCAGGGGGTGCGATAAAAGAAGCTCCGGCTAAGGCATCTGCCTTTGTTTCCGGGTCGTCTATTGCTTCGCTGTAGTTTGTAGAAATAGAAAATAGATCACTTCCTTCCGGTGCAGGTGCGGAACCCGGGGACAGAAAGGAGGTTCCAGAAGGGAGAACCCCCGCAAATCTGAAGAGACGATTCATCATGTCCGATCCGCCGGAGCAGGAATTAAGAAAGAGGGGAAAGGTAATAGATAAGACCCAAAATCTTAAAGAAGTTTGTGACTTAACAAACGATACAGACTTCTTTTTTTGAACTGAAGATCCTTTTACCAACATATCTTTCCCGTACTCTTATATTCTATTTTATTAATGGAGAGAAAACGGCCTCTCTTTTAGAAGAGAAGCCGTTCGATTAGTTACGGAACGATCTGAACGCTCAACGTATAGTCTCTCTCGATAAGAGGAGCTATAAAGAAGTTATTCAAACCAAACTGAAGGGATCCCGGACTCAAGAGATCCAAGTTAAACCCGCGAATTACTTGTTGAGTTGTATCCTGTGATAACCAAACAGGAAGAGCTCTGATATCATAAGCTGCCAAGGTCACTCCAGACTGGGTTCCTTGATTGGTAGTGCTCAAGAAAAATTCCCCACTTCCTTTTAAAGCATAAGGAGATAGAGTAGCGGTTCGCCCTCTGACTGTTCTCTTGCTATTCTCAAAGTGCTCCCAAACAGAAGTGATAATATTCCCAGAAAGAACAGTTTTTCCAGGTTTCTGCGTTGCACTTGCAGATGTAGAACCTATCGGTAAAGCATTCGAATAAAGAAACTGTCCGTCTGAAAGATTTAATACTTTGAGTAACATTCCTCCGTTCTTAGCATAAGTTACAAACACACAAGCACCGGACAAAGAAGCGTCAATTATATCGTCTTGCACGGAAGTCTCAATCGTTAGAGCACCAGTTCCGAGCATAGTAACAGTCGATATATCTATACCTCTTGCAATCCAAGTATCAGCAGCAGTTTTCCAGATAACGAATCCTTTTGTTCCGCTCATCTTAGCTATCACTGTTTCTGGAACGCTTGAAGCTGGACCTTCTCCATTTGAAGGAGAAAGTGTCGAACCAATCTGCGCACCTGTCGTAAGATCATAGATCCTACTTTGGATCGTTCTAGTAGTTGTTACTGGATTGCTATAGTGATTCGTAACTAATGCATTTGTGCCTGAGCCATCAGCATCCACTTCATGTCTTGTCGCGTCATTGGTAATATTATCAGCAACGATAAATGGGTTTACGGTCACTGCCCCTGTCGAAGTATTATAGATCTTACCTCTCACTAAATGATGATTATTAAATGCATCAATAGTCTGATCATCACTCCATACAACTAGCGCACGATCAGAACCAACTGCGAGACCTATTGTTGACCAGGCTCCTAAATTAAAGTTCCTAG
Proteins encoded in this window:
- a CDS encoding SpvB/TcaC N-terminal domain-containing protein, with amino-acid sequence MMNRLFRFAGVLPSGTSFLSPGSAPAPEGSDLFSISTNYSEAIDDPETKADALAGASFIAPPEPNNYGAVSLNYPIQVPAGRAGVQPSLALSYSSTGGDGWTGIGWSIGLGAITRTPEYGALFYDSRDTFTWNGKRLIKISGSTSNENGVYRPEITEEDFALLKLTNIENGGTWEVLDSGGTKTIYGDSASNRIYDPNQISRTYSWYLSKTEDRNGNYMQVTYDTSQYSEKRNLYIQEIKYTGNSRSGFPAKQYVKFITKSRGDSYVSKAPGFTMVMDKLLDKIEVGWTGGKLWTYSFVYDTSFDSGRPILKTVDSDRHTTKPEFKYSSSARILAWQNIANQASSEPEILPNSTEYFEGDFNGDAISDIVFFNPQTGNWKAAEGRKEGGYNFKTYANRYKNYDGPSKIRFFKGNVSGDFNGDGRSDIAFYLPETKDFIVAEHDGQVFQFRNYGRLMSGIPDIFRMEWFPGDYDGNGLSDSLLFDEPTGLWTLMLNKGGSFEFLKVGKKFQNVFRGDYSPNANLDSVSTNDTSIDGKDRAKVKFLSGDYNADGLTDISLYDQRTGKWFVGENLRNPDKSSSIYFITNWVLYKVFTAPEQALFSNDQFSGDFNGDGTSDFLLFDRSSGEWTLGETINQTINFKIWSKAPQFKTITRWLQGDFNGDGATDVGFFSESDGKFWIGEATSNGFRYKVYSDMSYGPNQERVMKTPLPLDEVKPVKGFGVFSTSSDTKTVLLDYQYDGNSNPGKGEIAYPGCFTANDCSASPELLLFDRKTGVFDFKKGSTFTEAVLTGFNPETAGIVTINSGKADRYTVNTRDEVLFFGDFGSTSKFFVVTQDSGNAFKRTDLASIADSQVVSFDINSSAYAIDYFDVTSSKSTLILNDQTSTGSQRFLLTGLSGTKYLTVSGDVSDSYLQNLFQVGNETNRNRRNLFSIFSGDFAGVGKAQILLVDRTETAHKWYLGTIGSTAINFKLLTGSVKVPVSTTVYDKTSQAGIQYALFEEVSGSSIVYEDPTDTAAIVFSKIRITATTVARTAYGPGFVGFSNQFDHRGNPIIVSDGENKIYDLSQSKVVAAASPVFALSMDRPDLMTKVYPFEWIQGDYNGDGLTDIGIIHLKEPTWYFAMSTGTVPDVIEQVKNGIGGTYTLEYDNSTKFDNNGGDNIPDLSINYRVCTKIILEDGLGNTIPKNYSYKNGVSFSAFINGKKETDAFGFTEFTMTDATGSRTVHSYFSQPYSNFMHNRALSGAEKEMHIIGSDNQDYGSSKKTYEIQQIETVTGKISYLARMSKTQNFINGTATTTSEGSVVFNGYNLTKKTDVSTDHYADSAHPSQSFTSVTDFETDSTTNQTRPKKTVSLSSSSYETTSNLTYDSQGNLTRNAVTYTGSGLPSVPANITESTYDTYGNKTEEKNTSASPNRGTSYVFDDQLHQFVKEQTSFGGSIQLKTRYTTNYGKAFGSPEDSTDPNGNKTYFEYDDFGRLVESSADTDSGTKVLAVYEYGSNFPYSAKTTFPTGGADPSFALRGYKDGMGRVVHTVKTGSNGQFVRSGKITYNGNGQVIRSGQPDWADAGEIDIFVLHAQERNPSYIEYDAIGRAKKTILPVAAGETEATTLTVTYNDPFETIETHSGGTSKRTVKDGKGQVLYIEDFGSDGTNAKIGFCFDLAGKMIKKSDMNGGALSCDTSGINAKDTSGQNQAYWLYDAFGRLKKNSDPDFGVSTASYNAFGDTTQSTDARGITTSFTYDSLGRMITKEIPEGIVYFDYDSGSGSENALGKLVKVEDSAQIKTFSYDKLGRAKKETRNIKNLTIELADGPYITEYKYDLLGRVSSIDYPEHPVNHTRMKACYNYGTAGYITGISVQINTNSVIPGYCSKTIVENITYNEFGQTSGFGLGNGIQTNYTYDVKQRLVRINSVGDVDGTTKTLQDAVYAFNSRNNITGITNTSSEYTTAYNYSYDGLNRLVAADGQYQESADNYTKTFRQSFAYAKNGNLLAKRNHNFNDNTLIDEWNYQYSNHQVTHIDSTQSGNDRLVMSYDSSGNMTYQRDNFKDLTKMITVDSQNRITQVQDALSTTIGNYWYDEGGFRVRKKALVPSGASFKNQEILYPSKFYGLEYSEETNILSSINNVYLNGVRIAALNEDGVTAYFLTDQVDSVAHVLDEGAHTLSRMQYEPYGETLVQRGTLDFAPKYNSQELDRETNFYFYNARYYDPQIARFTSADSVIDGARSTQGWNRFSYVAGNPIRYKDPTGHVAETPWDAFNVGLDIVNIGIDVATGDYIGAAIDVAALAYDGFATAVPVLPGGAGSARNAYKAGTWAAKGIEFANKGKALLDPMKAAFRRQARRIFDKTDEVYQLAKKNAKELGKRIPYQIDHKIPLEWAHRMGKNFDPNKINNLRKLSEDAHKFVSKEWGSFRKMLKNAEPTKEMLLNFHKETTKKLWKQFGEK